In Xanthomonas theicola, a single genomic region encodes these proteins:
- a CDS encoding alpha/beta hydrolase: MKTNASAMTTQLRDGADAFSVTILEAERSSCIGFFAVGRGGSPLRHLPLLQSVANRGCTVIAPHFTMLASAIPTKEELDTRIRRFEIAADGCARADQPIIGIGHSIGALTLLVLAGGQARTLSGDRVVVGSKWKFARLALFAPPADFFRYPGALDDVDVQTLLRVGGKDTMTPPAHAEFLKEKLAQKAPVELGLDENAGHFTYMDELPPHVSDPQRDRSAFLSALADAVGRFVTASR, translated from the coding sequence ATGAAGACAAATGCGTCGGCCATGACAACGCAACTGCGCGATGGCGCAGACGCTTTCAGCGTCACCATCCTTGAGGCCGAACGATCCAGCTGCATCGGATTTTTCGCTGTCGGTCGTGGCGGGAGTCCTTTGCGTCATCTCCCGCTATTGCAGTCCGTCGCCAATCGCGGATGCACGGTCATCGCCCCGCATTTCACCATGCTGGCTTCCGCTATTCCTACGAAGGAAGAACTGGATACCCGCATCCGGCGGTTTGAAATAGCGGCGGATGGCTGTGCGCGCGCGGACCAGCCGATCATAGGCATCGGCCATTCGATAGGAGCCTTGACCTTGCTGGTGCTCGCCGGAGGCCAAGCACGGACCCTCTCGGGAGATCGGGTGGTCGTCGGCTCCAAATGGAAATTCGCCCGGCTCGCTCTGTTCGCGCCACCGGCCGATTTCTTCAGATATCCCGGCGCGCTCGATGACGTCGATGTGCAGACCTTACTCCGTGTAGGCGGAAAGGACACGATGACGCCTCCCGCCCATGCGGAATTTCTGAAGGAAAAGCTCGCGCAAAAGGCGCCAGTCGAACTTGGCCTGGACGAGAATGCCGGGCATTTTACTTACATGGATGAGTTGCCGCCCCATGTCAGCGACCCGCAGCGCGACCGCAGCGCCTTTCTATCCGCTTTGGCCGATGCGGTCGGCAGGTTCGTCACGGCGTCGCGTTGA
- the ppk2 gene encoding polyphosphate kinase 2 — protein sequence MSHLKRKQYKALMEPLQLELMAMAQAVQHSGERVLVLFEGRDTAGKGGAIQAIAEHLNPRQCRVVALPKPTDREATQWYFQRHIAHLPAAGEIVLMDRSWYNRAGVERVMGYCSDVEYQTFLRQTPLFERLLVDDGIRLFKYWLCVDQAQQEKRFAERLHDPLKGWKLSPVDLKSRSQYADYTRAREAMLEATHRDCAPWTLVDFNDQKRGRLTLIRHLLDQLPETRLHEPDLDLPPLKHKLHKEKFGLLEPIASFPV from the coding sequence ATGAGCCATCTCAAGCGCAAGCAGTACAAGGCCCTGATGGAGCCGCTGCAGTTGGAACTGATGGCGATGGCGCAGGCGGTGCAGCACAGCGGCGAGCGCGTGCTGGTGCTGTTCGAAGGCCGCGACACCGCCGGCAAGGGCGGCGCGATCCAGGCCATCGCCGAACACCTGAACCCGCGTCAGTGCCGGGTGGTGGCGCTGCCCAAGCCGACCGACCGCGAAGCCACGCAGTGGTATTTCCAGCGCCACATCGCGCACCTGCCGGCCGCCGGCGAGATCGTGCTGATGGACCGCAGTTGGTACAACCGCGCCGGCGTGGAGCGGGTCATGGGCTACTGCAGCGATGTCGAATACCAGACCTTCCTGCGCCAGACGCCGTTGTTCGAGCGGCTGCTGGTGGACGATGGTATCCGCCTGTTCAAGTACTGGCTGTGCGTGGACCAGGCGCAGCAAGAAAAGCGCTTCGCCGAGCGCCTGCACGACCCGCTCAAGGGCTGGAAACTGTCGCCGGTGGACCTGAAGTCGCGCAGCCAGTACGCCGACTACACCCGCGCCCGCGAGGCGATGCTGGAAGCCACCCACCGCGACTGTGCACCGTGGACCCTGGTCGACTTCAACGACCAGAAGCGCGGCCGCCTGACCCTGATCCGGCACCTGCTCGACCAACTGCCGGAAACCCGCCTGCACGAACCGGACTTGGACCTGCCGCCGCTCAAGCACAAGCTGCACAAGGAAAAGTTCGGGCTGCTGGAACCGATCGCCTCGTTTCCGGTGTGA
- a CDS encoding helix-turn-helix domain-containing protein, with product MPLDTTLRLLAKASGMSAADIAAAIPRAGAATVKAWMAGEKLPGRAQLTALARTFGVPVGALLGELASQLDPARTRGEHDLLQAYRALDARQQGALLEVARSMAGTGTRKRSSK from the coding sequence ATGCCCCTGGACACCACGTTGCGCCTGCTGGCCAAGGCCAGCGGCATGAGCGCCGCGGATATCGCCGCGGCCATCCCCCGCGCAGGCGCGGCCACGGTCAAGGCCTGGATGGCCGGCGAGAAGCTGCCCGGACGCGCCCAGCTCACCGCGTTGGCGCGCACCTTCGGCGTACCCGTCGGCGCCCTGCTCGGCGAACTGGCCAGCCAGCTGGACCCGGCGCGCACCCGCGGCGAACACGATCTGCTGCAGGCCTACCGCGCCCTCGACGCCCGCCAGCAGGGCGCGCTGCTGGAAGTGGCGCGCAGCATGGCCGGCACCGGCACCCGCAAGCGGAGCAGCAAATGA
- the moaB gene encoding molybdenum cofactor biosynthesis protein B, translated as MSANADSIALNLCVLTVSDTRSLAEDSSGDYLVSALGQAGHRLYARELLPDDRYRLRAVVSGWIADPQVDGILVTGGTGFTGRDSTPEALLPLLDKQMPGFGELFRAISVEEIGTSSLQSRAFAGLANATFLFCLPGSTSACRTAWERIIAAQLDTRTRPCNLATLRPRLKE; from the coding sequence ATGAGCGCCAACGCCGATTCCATTGCATTGAACCTGTGCGTGCTGACCGTCTCGGACACGCGCAGCCTGGCCGAGGACAGCTCGGGCGACTACCTGGTGTCGGCGCTCGGCCAGGCCGGCCACCGCCTGTACGCGCGCGAACTGTTGCCCGACGACCGCTACCGGCTGCGCGCAGTGGTGTCGGGGTGGATCGCCGACCCGCAGGTCGACGGCATCCTGGTCACCGGCGGCACCGGCTTCACCGGCCGCGATTCCACGCCCGAGGCGCTGCTGCCGCTGCTGGACAAGCAGATGCCGGGGTTCGGCGAACTGTTCCGCGCAATCAGCGTCGAGGAGATCGGCACCTCCTCGCTGCAGTCGCGTGCCTTCGCCGGCCTGGCCAACGCCACCTTCCTGTTCTGCCTGCCCGGCTCCACCTCGGCCTGCCGCACGGCCTGGGAGCGGATCATCGCCGCGCAACTGGATACCCGCACCCGCCCCTGCAATCTGGCCACGCTGCGCCCGCGGCTGAAGGAATGA
- a CDS encoding antibiotic biosynthesis monooxygenase, producing MAPRLSPDLTSPHARSVLVAHASAPVCAALLARRRHIPDDGLRALAWLQSLGAAPDLLYAQGGSDAIAQLGRSSGPRAPAPRLTRQRYRRIRSGVSDPQRLPGCVVVTRLPIRDAAQAQRYADAAFAALQDGAHALRGLLASHLHLSDDARGLLDYAEWSSATAQHHAMQREPERLPLACHPAASVAHYRPHALARPGNPAYGRA from the coding sequence ATGGCGCCACGCCTGTCGCCCGACCTCACCTCCCCGCATGCGCGTAGCGTGCTGGTCGCCCATGCCTCGGCGCCGGTCTGCGCGGCGCTGCTCGCGCGCCGGCGCCACATCCCCGACGACGGCCTGCGTGCCCTGGCCTGGCTGCAATCGCTGGGCGCAGCGCCGGACCTGCTGTACGCGCAAGGCGGCAGCGACGCCATCGCGCAACTCGGCCGCAGCTCGGGTCCGCGCGCGCCGGCGCCACGCCTGACGCGACAGCGCTACCGGCGCATCCGCAGCGGCGTTTCCGATCCGCAGCGCCTGCCCGGCTGCGTCGTGGTGACCAGGCTGCCGATCCGCGACGCGGCGCAAGCGCAGCGCTACGCCGATGCCGCCTTCGCCGCGCTGCAGGATGGCGCGCACGCGCTGCGCGGCCTGCTCGCCTCGCACCTGCATCTGTCCGACGACGCCCGCGGCCTGCTCGACTATGCCGAATGGAGCAGCGCCACCGCACAGCACCATGCCATGCAGCGCGAACCCGAGCGCTTGCCGCTGGCCTGCCATCCCGCAGCCAGCGTGGCCCACTACCGGCCGCACGCGCTGGCACGGCCCGGCAATCCGGCGTACGGACGCGCCTGA
- a CDS encoding IS5 family transposase — protein MQLSFGDAEYNGKRKQTRRERLLAEMDQVVPWKDLLALIAPHYPKSGHPGRQPYPLETMLRIHFLQQWYALSDPGAEEALYDTASMRRFARIGGLDEVPDETTILNFRRLLETHDLARTLFNRVNAHLSRKGQSLRGGTIVDATIIAAPSSTKNKNGERDPEMHQTKKGNQYYFGMKAHIGVDDESGLVHHLECTAANAADITQAHKLLHGKEDTVCGDSGYTGLAKREEMASKRKLRYLIAEKPSKLKQIKSKRELKWAQRWEHAKASLRAKVEHPFRVIKRQFGYVKVRYRGLAKNTAQVLTLFALSNLWLKRKQLLPVVGRVCL, from the coding sequence ATGCAATTGTCTTTCGGCGACGCGGAGTACAACGGCAAGCGCAAGCAGACGCGGCGCGAAAGGTTGCTGGCCGAGATGGATCAGGTGGTGCCGTGGAAAGACCTGCTGGCGCTGATCGCGCCGCACTATCCGAAGTCGGGCCATCCGGGCCGTCAGCCGTACCCGCTGGAGACAATGCTGCGCATCCACTTTCTGCAGCAGTGGTACGCACTGAGCGACCCGGGCGCGGAAGAAGCCTTGTACGACACGGCGTCGATGCGCCGTTTCGCCAGGATCGGCGGGTTGGATGAGGTGCCGGACGAGACCACGATCCTCAACTTCCGCCGGTTGCTGGAGACGCACGATCTGGCGCGCACGCTGTTCAACCGGGTCAACGCGCACCTATCGCGCAAGGGCCAGAGCCTGCGCGGCGGCACCATCGTGGACGCCACGATCATTGCCGCGCCCAGCTCGACCAAGAACAAGAACGGCGAGCGCGACCCGGAAATGCACCAGACCAAGAAGGGCAATCAGTACTACTTCGGGATGAAAGCGCACATCGGCGTGGACGATGAGTCCGGGCTGGTGCACCACTTGGAATGCACGGCGGCCAACGCCGCAGATATCACCCAGGCGCACAAGCTGCTGCACGGCAAGGAAGACACGGTATGCGGCGACAGCGGCTACACCGGGCTGGCCAAGCGCGAGGAGATGGCGAGCAAGCGCAAGCTGCGCTATCTGATCGCGGAGAAGCCCTCGAAGCTGAAGCAGATCAAGAGCAAGCGCGAATTGAAGTGGGCACAGCGCTGGGAGCACGCCAAGGCCAGCCTGAGGGCGAAGGTGGAGCATCCGTTCCGGGTGATCAAGCGCCAGTTTGGCTACGTCAAGGTGCGCTATCGCGGCTTGGCGAAGAACACCGCGCAGGTGCTGACGCTGTTTGCGCTGTCGAACCTGTGGCTGAAGCGAAAGCAGTTGCTGCCTGTCGTGGGGAGGGTGTGCCTGTAA
- a CDS encoding IS630 family transposase — translation MFRPSLTDTEREQLLSAARRRTVRAADVRRAKLILLLGDGESREGILSALGCDWRFIARWSGRFLSERLAGLYAGHPGRAPVQPPAELEARVPNRTLKHEPADGSTHWSSYTLAAELGNASVWAVQRIWRKHGVKPQRLERRMVSNDPALETKAADVIGLYLNPPAHSAVFCVDEKTAIQAPERKGPMLPLSPGRAESHGLAYQRNGTLSSFAAFDTAAGEAVGKTAPRHTSDQFVAFLI, via the coding sequence TTGTTCAGACCATCCCTAACCGATACCGAACGCGAGCAACTGCTTTCAGCGGCACGCCGCCGTACGGTTCGCGCGGCGGACGTGCGACGCGCAAAATTGATCTTGCTGCTCGGGGACGGTGAATCGCGCGAGGGGATCCTGAGCGCATTGGGCTGCGACTGGCGTTTCATCGCGCGTTGGTCGGGACGCTTTCTCAGCGAGCGACTGGCCGGCCTGTACGCTGGCCACCCCGGGCGCGCTCCTGTGCAGCCGCCTGCCGAGTTGGAAGCGCGTGTCCCGAACCGCACCCTCAAGCACGAACCAGCCGACGGTTCGACACATTGGAGCAGCTACACGCTCGCGGCAGAACTGGGCAATGCGTCGGTCTGGGCCGTGCAGCGCATCTGGCGTAAGCACGGCGTCAAGCCGCAGCGGTTGGAGCGGCGCATGGTCTCCAACGATCCGGCGTTGGAGACCAAGGCAGCCGACGTGATCGGGCTGTATCTGAACCCACCGGCGCACTCGGCGGTGTTCTGCGTGGATGAGAAAACCGCGATCCAGGCACCCGAGCGCAAGGGCCCGATGCTGCCTTTGTCGCCGGGGCGTGCCGAGAGCCACGGCTTGGCGTACCAACGCAACGGAACGCTCAGTTCGTTCGCAGCATTTGATACTGCTGCCGGCGAGGCGGTGGGCAAGACGGCGCCGCGCCACACCAGCGACCAGTTTGTGGCCTTTCTGATCTGA
- a CDS encoding transposase: MDDVASQPERREIHVICDHVSRHKTRRAADFFTSHRNVRWHVTPTYSSRLNQVENWFSRIRRDVIARGVFTSVDLDRKRMRHIREHNQDPTPIKWK; encoded by the coding sequence ATGGATGACGTCGCCAGCCAGCCTGAACGCCGGGAAATCCACGTCATTTGCGATCATGTGAGCCGCCACAAGACACGGCGGGCGGCCGACTTTTTCACCTCGCATCGCAACGTGCGTTGGCACGTCACGCCGACTTACTCGTCGCGGCTCAACCAGGTGGAAAACTGGTTCTCACGCATTCGGCGTGATGTGATCGCCCGCGGCGTCTTCACGTCGGTGGATCTGGATCGAAAACGGATGCGTCATATCCGCGAGCACAACCAAGACCCGACACCCATCAAGTGGAAATAG
- a CDS encoding tetratricopeptide repeat protein codes for MSGTAADALRALRDAVRRDPQDFIAWVMLADAELGAGAVAAGEQAALRALRLRPAHPEALARLGRVRWTQGRHAEAAAALRQARRHAPRHPGIALWLGHALEDNGEAEAAADAYAFAHALLPREPAIAAHLLNWRRKLCDWRDLDALSRQVRDAVRQGHPAIEPFAFLNEDADAAEQLQCARNRALAVAHTLAPLPATALRHHGPLQVGFLSNGFGAHPTGLLTVALFERLCAHADLQLQLFALNRDDGSAIGARLRAAAHAWHDVAGQPHRAIAQHIRDAGIDLLFDLRGWGGGGAPEVLALRPAPLQINWLAYPGTSGAPWIDYAVGDAFALPDAVAAHYSERVLRLPRAFQPSDDSRRVQAPPSRRDCGLPERGTVFCCFNNSYKLTPHSMARMLAVLRQVADSVLWLLSGPGQADARLREAARRAEVDPARLRFMPKLAHAEYLARYRHADLFLDTHPYNAHTTASDALWAGCPLLTCPGATFAARVAGSLNHHLGMDEMNVADDTAFVARAAQLGRDPFALRALRDTLQQRRASAGLFDMHRFAADFAALLRETAGRHGWRGPH; via the coding sequence ATGAGCGGCACGGCGGCGGACGCACTGCGCGCGCTGCGGGACGCGGTGCGCCGCGACCCGCAGGACTTCATCGCCTGGGTGATGCTGGCCGACGCCGAACTCGGCGCCGGTGCGGTCGCCGCCGGCGAGCAGGCGGCCCTGCGCGCGTTGCGGCTGCGCCCGGCGCACCCCGAGGCGCTGGCGCGGCTGGGCCGCGTGCGCTGGACCCAGGGCCGCCATGCCGAGGCCGCGGCGGCGTTGCGCCAGGCGCGGCGGCACGCGCCGCGGCATCCGGGCATCGCCCTGTGGCTGGGCCATGCGCTGGAGGACAACGGCGAGGCCGAAGCCGCCGCGGATGCCTATGCGTTCGCGCATGCGCTGCTGCCGCGGGAACCGGCGATCGCCGCGCACCTGTTGAACTGGCGGCGCAAGCTGTGCGATTGGCGCGACCTGGACGCGCTGTCGCGGCAGGTGCGCGACGCGGTGCGCCAGGGCCATCCGGCGATCGAGCCGTTCGCCTTCCTCAACGAGGACGCCGACGCCGCCGAACAGTTGCAGTGCGCGCGCAACCGCGCCCTTGCAGTGGCGCACACGTTGGCGCCGTTGCCGGCGACGGCGCTGCGCCACCACGGGCCGCTGCAGGTCGGCTTCCTGTCCAACGGCTTCGGCGCGCATCCCACCGGCCTGCTGACCGTCGCCCTGTTCGAGCGGCTGTGTGCGCACGCCGACCTGCAACTGCAGCTGTTCGCGTTGAACCGCGACGACGGCAGCGCGATCGGCGCGCGCCTGCGGGCCGCCGCGCACGCCTGGCACGACGTCGCCGGACAGCCGCACCGGGCGATCGCGCAACACATCCGCGATGCCGGCATCGATCTGCTGTTCGACCTGCGCGGCTGGGGCGGCGGCGGCGCGCCGGAGGTGCTGGCGCTGCGTCCGGCGCCGCTGCAGATCAACTGGCTGGCCTATCCGGGCACGTCCGGCGCGCCGTGGATCGATTACGCCGTCGGCGACGCGTTCGCACTGCCCGACGCCGTGGCCGCGCACTACAGCGAGCGCGTACTGCGCCTGCCACGCGCGTTCCAGCCCTCGGACGACAGCCGCCGCGTGCAGGCGCCGCCCTCGCGTCGCGACTGCGGGCTGCCCGAGCGCGGCACCGTGTTCTGCTGCTTCAACAACAGCTACAAGCTGACTCCGCACAGCATGGCGCGGATGCTGGCGGTATTGCGGCAAGTTGCGGACAGCGTGCTGTGGCTGCTGTCCGGCCCCGGCCAGGCCGATGCGCGGTTGCGGGAGGCGGCCCGCCGTGCCGAGGTGGATCCGGCGCGGTTGCGCTTCATGCCGAAGCTGGCGCATGCCGAGTACCTGGCCCGCTACCGGCATGCCGACCTGTTCCTGGACACGCATCCGTACAACGCACACACCACCGCCTCCGATGCGCTGTGGGCCGGTTGCCCGCTGCTGACCTGCCCCGGCGCGACCTTCGCCGCGCGCGTGGCCGGCAGCCTCAACCACCATCTGGGCATGGACGAGATGAACGTCGCCGACGACACTGCGTTCGTCGCCAGAGCCGCGCAGCTGGGCCGCGATCCGTTCGCGCTGCGCGCACTGCGCGACACGCTGCAGCAACGCCGCGCCAGCGCCGGCCTGTTCGACATGCACCGCTTCGCTGCGGACTTCGCCGCACTGTTGCGCGAGACCGCGGGGCGGCATGGCTGGCGTGGGCCGCACTAG
- the prfA gene encoding peptide chain release factor 1, with amino-acid sequence MTPTLRRKLEALAERREELERLLSDPGVVSDNARFRDYSREFAQLEPVAAALADEAAAKADLAAAETMRADPELHELAEEEIAAAHARLAALDAQLALLLVPRDPRDDGNLFLEVRAGTGGDEAAIFAGDLFRMYARYAERQGWKVEVESDSPGEHGGYKEVVARIVGRGAYSKLKFESGTHRVQRVPATESQGRIHTSAATVAIIPEADDVEEIALNPADLKVDTFRSSGAGGQHVNKTESAIRITHLPTGMVVECQTERSQHANRDKAMKRLKAQLLDAERSKQAAAEAQDRKLQVGSGDRSQRIRTYSFPQGRITDHRVEGLTLYDLPNVIEGDLDALIERLSHEHQADALARLSDSP; translated from the coding sequence ATGACACCGACCCTGCGCCGTAAGCTGGAGGCGCTGGCCGAGCGCCGCGAAGAACTCGAACGGCTGCTGTCCGACCCCGGCGTGGTGAGCGACAACGCGCGCTTCCGCGACTACTCGCGCGAATTCGCGCAGCTGGAGCCGGTCGCCGCCGCGCTGGCCGACGAGGCCGCGGCCAAGGCCGACCTGGCCGCCGCCGAGACGATGCGCGCCGATCCGGAACTGCACGAACTGGCCGAAGAGGAAATCGCCGCCGCCCACGCGCGCCTGGCCGCGCTCGACGCGCAGTTGGCGCTGCTGCTGGTGCCGCGCGATCCGCGCGACGACGGCAACCTGTTCCTGGAAGTGCGCGCCGGCACCGGCGGCGACGAGGCCGCGATCTTCGCCGGCGACCTGTTCCGCATGTACGCGCGCTATGCCGAGCGCCAGGGCTGGAAGGTGGAAGTGGAATCGGACAGCCCCGGCGAACACGGCGGCTACAAGGAGGTCGTGGCGCGCATCGTCGGCCGCGGCGCGTATTCCAAGCTCAAGTTCGAATCCGGCACGCACCGCGTGCAGCGGGTGCCGGCGACCGAGTCGCAGGGCCGCATCCACACCTCCGCAGCGACCGTGGCGATCATCCCCGAGGCCGACGACGTGGAAGAGATCGCACTCAATCCGGCAGACCTGAAGGTGGACACGTTCCGCTCCTCCGGCGCCGGCGGGCAGCACGTCAACAAGACCGAATCGGCGATCCGCATCACCCATCTGCCGACCGGGATGGTGGTCGAATGCCAGACCGAGCGCAGCCAGCACGCCAACCGCGACAAGGCGATGAAGCGGCTGAAGGCGCAGCTGCTCGACGCCGAGCGCAGCAAGCAGGCCGCGGCCGAAGCGCAGGACCGCAAGCTGCAGGTCGGCAGCGGCGACCGCAGCCAGCGCATCCGCACCTACAGCTTCCCGCAGGGCCGCATCACCGACCACCGGGTCGAGGGCCTGACCCTGTACGACCTGCCGAACGTGATCGAGGGCGATCTCGACGCGCTGATCGAGCGCCTGAGCCACGAGCACCAGGCCGATGCACTGGCGCGGCTGAGCGACAGCCCGTGA
- the hemA gene encoding glutamyl-tRNA reductase: MTLWVLGLNHQTAPVDLRERVAFAGEALPRALHALRALPDVAEAALLSTCNRTELYAIADDAQRLADWLDSHAAGLHGYLYQHQDADAVRHLFRVATGLDSMVLGEPQILGQVKDAWALAREHGALGNRLDRLFQQTFSVAKRARTDTRVGANPVSAASTAVRLAQNSFARLNESAVLLVGAGETIELAAKHLSEGRVRRLLIANRTLAHAQELASRHGGVALPLSELERHLQEVDVVFSATAARAPVVTRAQVEQALRARKHKPMLLFDLAVPRDIEAGVAELADAYLYTIDDLERAVEDNRRGRREAADAAEAIIDLQVVRYIEALQASTRQAPLKRLRAHGDSTRDDVLAKARQQLANGKPAAEVLEFLANTLTNRLLHPPTAALREAALSGDAELARAAERLFPEKPGYLHPILKADDTDPAP, from the coding sequence ATGACGTTGTGGGTGCTCGGATTGAACCACCAGACCGCGCCGGTCGACCTGCGCGAACGGGTGGCGTTTGCCGGCGAGGCGCTGCCGCGCGCGCTGCATGCGCTGCGTGCGTTGCCCGATGTCGCCGAGGCCGCGCTGTTGTCCACCTGCAACCGCACCGAGCTGTACGCGATCGCCGACGACGCTCAGCGCCTGGCCGACTGGCTGGATTCGCACGCGGCCGGCCTGCACGGCTATCTGTACCAGCACCAGGATGCCGATGCGGTCCGACACCTGTTCCGCGTCGCCACCGGACTGGATTCGATGGTGCTGGGCGAGCCGCAGATCCTCGGCCAGGTGAAGGACGCCTGGGCGCTGGCGCGCGAGCACGGGGCGCTGGGCAACCGGCTGGACCGGCTGTTCCAGCAGACTTTCTCGGTGGCCAAGCGCGCGCGCACCGACACCCGGGTCGGCGCCAATCCGGTGTCGGCGGCCTCCACCGCGGTGCGCCTGGCGCAGAACTCCTTCGCCCGGCTCAACGAATCGGCGGTGCTGCTGGTCGGCGCCGGCGAGACCATCGAACTGGCCGCCAAGCACCTCAGCGAAGGCCGCGTGCGGCGCCTGCTGATCGCCAACCGCACCCTCGCCCACGCCCAGGAACTGGCCAGCCGCCATGGCGGCGTGGCGCTGCCGCTGAGCGAACTGGAGCGGCATCTGCAGGAGGTCGACGTGGTGTTCTCGGCCACCGCCGCGCGCGCGCCGGTGGTGACCCGCGCGCAGGTCGAGCAGGCGCTGCGCGCGCGCAAGCACAAGCCGATGCTGCTGTTCGACCTGGCGGTGCCGCGCGACATCGAGGCCGGCGTCGCCGAGCTGGCCGATGCCTATCTGTACACCATCGACGACCTGGAACGCGCCGTCGAAGACAACCGCCGCGGCCGCCGCGAGGCGGCCGACGCCGCCGAGGCGATCATCGACCTGCAGGTGGTGCGCTACATCGAAGCGCTGCAGGCCAGCACCCGCCAGGCGCCGCTCAAGCGCCTGCGCGCGCACGGCGACAGCACCCGCGACGACGTGCTGGCCAAAGCGCGGCAGCAGCTGGCCAACGGCAAGCCGGCCGCCGAGGTGCTGGAATTCCTCGCCAATACCCTGACCAACCGCCTGCTGCATCCGCCCACCGCGGCGCTGCGCGAGGCGGCGCTGAGCGGCGATGCCGAGCTGGCCCGCGCCGCCGAGCGCCTGTTCCCGGAAAAACCGGGCTACCTCCATCCCATCCTGAAGGCCGATGACACCGACCCTGCGCCGTAA